In the Prevotella sp. E2-28 genome, one interval contains:
- a CDS encoding VWA domain-containing protein, with protein sequence MSLMDETVSVPRRTMNLFFLIDTSGSMEGNKIGAVNDAIPNVLPLLKEIQENNPDAEIKVAALEFSSGVNWLYDEPKLAEDFIWQDVAAGGLTSLGQACKELDSKLSMSHGYMTKSETGSGYYAPAIILLSDGGPTDDFQSGLKALKENNWFKKAIRIAIAIGDDADKDVLKDFTGSPEAVITVHNIEALKMIIRIVSVTSSQVGSKSSSAGDTSKQDQVIKDVQQAASQVDGAESASGVDSSKYIDDWG encoded by the coding sequence ATGAGTTTAATGGATGAAACTGTAAGTGTTCCTCGCAGAACGATGAACCTGTTTTTCCTGATTGACACATCAGGTAGTATGGAAGGTAACAAAATTGGTGCAGTTAATGATGCTATTCCCAATGTATTACCACTTCTAAAAGAAATTCAGGAGAACAATCCTGATGCAGAAATCAAAGTGGCCGCTCTGGAATTTTCTAGCGGCGTTAACTGGTTATATGATGAACCAAAATTGGCAGAGGACTTTATCTGGCAAGATGTTGCTGCTGGTGGTTTGACATCTCTTGGACAAGCCTGTAAGGAGCTTGATTCAAAGCTCTCGATGTCACATGGCTACATGACGAAGTCTGAGACTGGTAGCGGCTACTATGCTCCAGCCATCATTCTTCTGTCCGATGGTGGTCCAACCGACGATTTCCAGTCTGGCCTTAAAGCACTGAAGGAAAATAACTGGTTTAAAAAAGCAATAAGGATTGCTATTGCTATCGGAGATGACGCTGACAAGGATGTGCTCAAGGATTTCACGGGATCTCCAGAAGCAGTTATCACTGTGCATAATATCGAGGCACTCAAGATGATTATCAGAATAGTGTCTGTAACATCTTCTCAGGTAGGAAGCAAGAGCAGTTCCGCAGGTGATACATCCAAGCAGGATCAGGTAATCAAGGATGTGCAGCAGGCAGCCTCTCAAGTTGACGGAGCTGAAAGTGCATCAGGTGTTGATAGTAGCAAGTACATAGACGATTGGGGATAA
- a CDS encoding WYL domain-containing protein, with protein MTIEEVIDRAVQTNQSVEIEYCTRNGKVFSCEISQILYSPYYGGTYIQAFCPDWGVERTFKVSRILKVNGHSFSRIFWNQIGDDFKKIY; from the coding sequence ATGACTATTGAAGAAGTAATTGACAGAGCCGTTCAAACGAACCAGTCTGTTGAAATTGAGTATTGTACACGTAATGGCAAAGTGTTCTCATGCGAGATAAGCCAAATACTCTATTCCCCGTATTATGGGGGCACTTATATTCAAGCATTCTGTCCAGATTGGGGAGTTGAGCGTACTTTTAAGGTTAGTCGCATTCTAAAAGTAAATGGTCATTCATTCTCACGGATTTTTTGGAATCAAATAGGTGATGACTTTAAAAAGATTTATTAG
- a CDS encoding helix-turn-helix transcriptional regulator: MKDLNRIKVVLVEKKRTSKWLAEQLGRNPATVSKWCTNTSQPDLQTLDRISELLNVDKRELLTSN; encoded by the coding sequence ATGAAGGATTTAAATAGAATCAAAGTTGTCCTAGTTGAGAAGAAAAGGACAAGTAAATGGTTGGCTGAGCAGTTAGGCCGGAATCCAGCAACGGTCAGTAAATGGTGTACAAACACCTCTCAGCCAGATCTTCAGACGCTTGATAGAATATCGGAGCTTCTGAATGTAGACAAGAGAGAATTGCTGACCAGTAACTAA
- a CDS encoding serine/threonine protein kinase: MELKPNDKVTLTIGSQATVIRELGRGGQGIVYLVDLAGQKMALKWYHNKPSDAFYKNLDHNVNAKAPSDAFIWPEYLTVKERDSFGYIMKLRPNDYYEFGNYLLAKKHFKSFDALLASAMKICDGFMMLHRHGYSYQDLNDGNFFIRPTDGDVLICDNDNVMPQGEMSGILGKARYMAPEIVGGGKPDKYSDRFSLSVILFMLFFANHPFEGARVVACPCMTEEFEKKFYGSEALFIYDKNDKSNLPVRGVHQNVLRRWPVFPSILKEAFIDQFSKDKLANPNKRMLEQEWQKIICKVRDELIICPHCHEESLLDLSKGAVKCINCGKDIDITKQLKIGQRSLILTPGTKLYVDNDNIADGVVEVYPNDPKLMVIRNLTKASWHIDTPSGKVKVVEPKDFMPVLNGLKISFGASIPGAPGAKAEIKA; the protein is encoded by the coding sequence ATGGAACTAAAACCAAATGATAAAGTTACCTTGACGATAGGCAGTCAGGCAACGGTTATTAGAGAATTGGGCCGCGGAGGACAGGGTATTGTGTATCTCGTCGACCTCGCAGGTCAGAAGATGGCTTTGAAATGGTATCACAACAAACCCAGTGATGCCTTTTACAAGAATCTGGATCATAATGTCAATGCCAAGGCTCCGTCCGATGCCTTTATCTGGCCGGAATACTTGACAGTGAAGGAACGTGATAGCTTCGGCTATATTATGAAGCTACGTCCGAACGACTATTACGAGTTTGGAAACTATCTGTTGGCGAAAAAGCATTTCAAGTCGTTTGATGCACTTTTGGCATCAGCCATGAAGATATGTGACGGCTTTATGATGCTTCACAGGCATGGCTACAGTTATCAAGACTTGAATGATGGAAACTTCTTCATACGGCCGACCGATGGCGATGTACTTATCTGTGATAACGACAACGTGATGCCACAAGGCGAGATGTCTGGAATATTGGGGAAAGCACGCTATATGGCTCCTGAGATTGTTGGTGGAGGTAAGCCTGACAAGTATAGCGACAGGTTCTCTCTGTCTGTTATCCTGTTTATGCTTTTCTTTGCAAATCACCCGTTTGAGGGTGCAAGGGTTGTTGCATGTCCCTGTATGACTGAGGAGTTTGAAAAGAAATTCTATGGAAGTGAGGCTTTGTTTATCTATGATAAAAATGACAAATCTAATCTTCCTGTAAGGGGTGTTCATCAGAATGTCTTAAGAAGATGGCCGGTATTCCCATCTATTCTCAAAGAGGCCTTTATTGATCAGTTCAGCAAGGATAAGCTTGCAAATCCCAATAAGCGTATGCTTGAACAGGAATGGCAGAAGATTATCTGCAAGGTCAGGGATGAATTGATTATTTGTCCTCATTGCCATGAGGAATCGTTACTTGACTTAAGCAAGGGAGCTGTTAAGTGCATAAATTGTGGTAAGGACATAGATATAACCAAACAGCTCAAAATAGGTCAGCGTAGTCTGATTCTAACTCCCGGAACGAAGTTATATGTTGACAATGACAATATCGCAGATGGTGTTGTTGAGGTCTATCCTAATGATCCCAAATTGATGGTAATCAGAAATCTGACGAAGGCAAGTTGGCATATCGACACACCAAGTGGAAAGGTTAAGGTCGTAGAACCGAAAGACTTTATGCCAGTACTGAATGGACTTAAAATATCATTTGGAGCTAGCATACCTGGTGCTCCAGGTGCAAAAGCAGAAATTAAAGCATAA
- a CDS encoding ADP-ribosylglycohydrolase family protein: MGKVKMLGALVGDIVGSVYEFCNTKSTDFELFCGGSTFTDDSVMTLAVAKWLLEDEAHTLHYLIYCMQELGDHHPNAGYGGRFAGWLCEDNPQPYNSWGNGAGMRVSPVGLYARTLDEALALAALTASVSHNHPEGVKGAQAIATSVFLCRQGKSKQEIKNYVEQTFGYNLHRTIAEIRPRYGFDVSCQGSAPEAIIAFLEGNSFEEVIRLAISLGGDSDTIGAMAGAIAACMYPIPDEMAERCDNILTEDLREIKDRFCQFISERDR, from the coding sequence ATGGGAAAAGTTAAGATGTTAGGGGCTTTGGTCGGCGATATCGTCGGCTCTGTATATGAGTTCTGTAATACGAAGTCAACGGATTTCGAATTGTTCTGTGGCGGGAGTACCTTTACAGATGACTCTGTGATGACCCTAGCTGTTGCCAAGTGGCTATTAGAGGATGAAGCGCATACCTTACATTATTTAATATATTGCATGCAAGAACTTGGTGATCATCATCCAAATGCAGGATATGGTGGTCGATTTGCAGGATGGCTCTGCGAAGATAATCCCCAACCCTATAACAGTTGGGGTAACGGTGCTGGTATGAGAGTTAGTCCTGTCGGGCTTTATGCCAGAACACTTGATGAAGCTTTAGCTCTGGCTGCATTAACGGCTTCTGTAAGCCACAATCATCCTGAAGGAGTTAAAGGTGCCCAAGCAATAGCGACAAGTGTATTTCTTTGTAGGCAAGGGAAATCGAAGCAGGAGATCAAGAACTATGTTGAACAGACATTTGGCTACAATTTACATAGAACCATTGCGGAGATACGTCCAAGATATGGATTCGATGTTTCATGCCAGGGAAGTGCACCAGAAGCTATCATTGCTTTTCTAGAAGGTAATTCGTTTGAGGAAGTAATACGTTTAGCTATATCGCTTGGTGGTGATTCCGACACTATCGGTGCAATGGCTGGAGCTATTGCTGCATGTATGTATCCCATTCCTGATGAGATGGCAGAAAGATGTGATAACATACTAACAGAAGATTTAAGAGAGATAAAAGACAGGTTTTGTCAGTTTATATCTGAAAGAGACAGATAA
- a CDS encoding formylglycine-generating enzyme family protein, with the protein MELYEALIKAFNECGKDIVKTNVLVNVLSDFHALDKATRRILQAFVQLGFGESLYDIIHDDAPDKLLKLQVYEKELVNQGFHEGHVSYVMNSLLYALGWINCPPEPLDTAKHYDWSSQHVDLQVGDCSFKMVFVRGGSFDMGGTPEQGLFAAFDEKPSREVILDDFYIGETVVTQKLWKNVMNDNPSHFIGDELPVERVSWDECGAFLNILNARLNLNFRFPTEAEWEYAARGGITMMGNKYAGADDSNISDYAWYKENSGGCTHEVKTRMPNELGLYDMSGNISEWCGDWYFNSYAYGGTKENPTGPSVGNARVYRGGSWNDKAIACRISKRSFMNPTYRNKQVGLRLVMSNK; encoded by the coding sequence ATGGAACTGTATGAGGCCCTGATAAAGGCATTTAACGAATGCGGTAAGGATATTGTCAAGACAAATGTGCTTGTTAATGTCCTGTCGGATTTCCATGCCTTAGATAAGGCTACCCGTCGTATCCTGCAGGCATTTGTACAGCTTGGTTTTGGCGAGTCTCTATATGATATTATACATGATGACGCTCCTGACAAGCTCTTAAAACTACAGGTCTATGAAAAAGAACTAGTAAATCAAGGCTTCCACGAGGGACATGTATCATATGTGATGAACAGTCTGTTGTACGCACTGGGCTGGATTAACTGTCCTCCTGAGCCGCTAGACACCGCTAAACATTATGATTGGTCATCGCAGCATGTGGATTTGCAGGTTGGTGATTGCAGTTTCAAGATGGTCTTTGTCCGTGGTGGCTCCTTTGACATGGGTGGTACACCTGAGCAGGGTCTATTTGCTGCCTTTGATGAGAAACCTTCAAGGGAAGTTATCCTGGATGACTTCTATATCGGCGAAACAGTGGTGACACAAAAACTATGGAAGAATGTCATGAATGACAATCCAAGTCATTTTATAGGTGATGAACTTCCAGTTGAGAGAGTTTCATGGGATGAATGTGGGGCCTTCTTGAATATACTCAATGCCCGTCTCAACCTGAATTTCAGATTTCCGACTGAGGCAGAATGGGAATATGCTGCCAGAGGCGGAATCACTATGATGGGAAACAAATACGCTGGTGCTGATGATAGCAATATCTCAGATTATGCATGGTATAAGGAAAATAGTGGGGGCTGTACACATGAAGTCAAAACACGAATGCCTAATGAACTGGGCTTGTATGACATGAGTGGGAATATTTCCGAGTGGTGTGGTGACTGGTACTTCAATTCTTATGCCTATGGCGGGACAAAAGAGAATCCGACAGGGCCATCTGTCGGAAATGCCAGAGTATATAGAGGAGGAAGCTGGAATGATAAGGCGATAGCCTGTAGAATTTCAAAACGCTCTTTTATGAATCCTACATACAGGAACAAGCAAGTTGGCTTGAGATTGGTAATGTCAAATAAATGA
- a CDS encoding DUF6804 family protein, giving the protein MRYTYLILAAMFLLCLAPMPIGYFSLVRLVAVISFGVMAYKSYAAKKEIFAWIFGILALLFQPFFKITLGRTVWNIIDVIVAIGFILLFLYENNMLKKIPNNPPPKNPIDDSQKLDKLDKNEFAFKLSGKLAPKELIYVASEEDPVLSDLFEKNPEVIEGWGKMIGFHVIYLPLLMKRLADEKVLKYRAPYLSDAEVATASIGNDFILKHLENPNDRKLISQGFMRTEDIHRSGGKDQAINRFYPISSASSEPIADQLHRIGKQIALEGHKGHGSRFQIDEKRLDDYQRASLPPSKSSEPDVYYDEWDACEDMGASVTPSFDADQHFNSQQMGENTDDLIEEIKERIAKLRQRGIAEYILEQLIHPDDRLSRLVITKDYRIVLPDYNNMEIKMEPLVKAVYLLFLKHPEGLLFKHLPDYRKELTAIYNKLKPFGLSDRALQSIEDVTNPLLNSINEKCARIRGAFVGQFDNYMAKNYYIDGVRGEAKKISLPRNLVIWE; this is encoded by the coding sequence ATGAGATATACATATCTGATTCTGGCGGCAATGTTTTTGCTTTGCCTTGCTCCAATGCCAATCGGATACTTCAGTCTGGTCAGGCTTGTAGCTGTGATAAGCTTTGGTGTCATGGCTTATAAAAGCTATGCGGCCAAAAAGGAAATCTTTGCGTGGATTTTTGGTATTCTAGCGTTACTGTTTCAACCCTTTTTTAAGATTACACTGGGCAGGACAGTTTGGAATATCATTGATGTCATCGTCGCTATAGGCTTTATCCTGTTGTTCCTTTATGAGAACAATATGCTAAAAAAGATTCCGAATAATCCTCCTCCTAAGAATCCTATTGACGATTCGCAGAAGTTAGACAAACTCGACAAAAATGAATTTGCGTTCAAATTATCAGGCAAGTTAGCTCCAAAAGAGTTGATTTATGTGGCAAGTGAGGAAGACCCCGTTCTCTCTGATCTTTTTGAAAAGAATCCGGAGGTTATTGAGGGTTGGGGAAAGATGATTGGTTTCCATGTCATCTATCTGCCACTCCTGATGAAACGCCTGGCTGATGAAAAAGTTCTCAAATACAGAGCACCGTATCTGAGTGATGCCGAAGTCGCAACGGCATCCATCGGAAATGATTTCATACTAAAACATCTGGAGAATCCAAACGATCGCAAGTTGATTAGTCAGGGATTCATGAGGACAGAAGATATCCATAGAAGCGGTGGCAAAGACCAGGCCATCAACCGTTTCTATCCTATTTCATCTGCAAGTTCTGAACCTATTGCTGACCAGTTACACAGGATTGGGAAGCAGATTGCACTTGAAGGCCATAAAGGGCATGGCAGTCGTTTCCAGATAGATGAAAAGAGGCTTGATGACTATCAGAGAGCTTCCCTTCCACCTTCAAAGTCATCTGAGCCGGATGTATATTACGACGAATGGGATGCTTGTGAGGATATGGGAGCCTCTGTTACTCCGTCCTTTGATGCTGACCAGCATTTCAACTCCCAGCAAATGGGAGAAAATACGGATGACTTGATAGAGGAAATCAAGGAGAGAATAGCGAAACTGAGACAACGAGGTATAGCTGAGTATATTCTGGAGCAGTTGATACACCCGGATGACAGGTTAAGCCGTCTTGTCATCACAAAAGACTATAGGATTGTTTTGCCTGACTACAATAATATGGAAATTAAGATGGAGCCATTGGTTAAGGCAGTATATCTGCTTTTCCTCAAACATCCAGAGGGCCTTTTGTTCAAGCATCTGCCAGATTACCGTAAAGAACTGACGGCCATCTATAACAAACTGAAGCCATTTGGTTTGAGCGACAGAGCATTGCAAAGCATTGAGGACGTAACCAATCCCTTGCTTAACTCCATCAACGAGAAATGCGCCAGAATCAGGGGCGCTTTCGTTGGTCAGTTCGACAATTATATGGCCAAGAATTACTATATAGATGGAGTTCGTGGCGAAGCAAAGAAGATTTCTTTGCCAAGGAATCTTGTGATCTGGGAATAA
- a CDS encoding ADP-ribosylglycohydrolase family protein, which yields MDGLSDRFKGTIYGQAIGDALGLGTEGMTDEDMAWKYPHGIKHYSDIFQDRHRKRWKIGDWTDDTDMMLCIANAVIRDKGVDFTSIARNFKEWADGEPMGIGETTYKVLSFGDYVDRPFDASKMLWEMSHQQSAANGGVMRTSIVGLFPKAVEECAANICRLTHYDPRCAGSCAIVSLLIHSLVYDEEKLSYHQIVNIAQKYDSRIREYIDLSLNTDIRALELQDWDSVGYTLKTLAAGLWAYWNATSFEDGLLSVVRAGGDADTNAAVACAILGAKFGFNAIPQEYVDGLIYKEQLDEVVSGMTELTK from the coding sequence ATGGACGGATTATCTGACAGGTTTAAAGGAACCATATATGGACAGGCAATAGGTGATGCTCTTGGACTTGGCACTGAGGGCATGACTGATGAGGATATGGCATGGAAATATCCTCATGGTATCAAGCATTACAGTGATATATTCCAGGACCGGCATCGTAAGAGGTGGAAGATTGGGGACTGGACTGATGATACAGACATGATGCTTTGTATCGCTAATGCTGTAATCAGGGACAAAGGTGTTGACTTTACCAGTATTGCCCGGAATTTCAAAGAGTGGGCCGATGGTGAACCAATGGGAATTGGCGAGACAACTTATAAGGTGCTTAGTTTTGGCGATTACGTCGATAGGCCATTTGATGCTTCTAAGATGCTGTGGGAAATGAGTCATCAACAATCTGCAGCAAATGGAGGCGTGATGCGAACATCCATAGTGGGCCTGTTTCCAAAAGCCGTTGAAGAATGTGCTGCAAATATTTGTCGATTGACACACTATGACCCAAGGTGTGCTGGCTCCTGTGCAATCGTTTCGCTGTTGATTCACTCACTTGTATATGATGAGGAAAAACTGTCATATCATCAGATAGTTAATATTGCACAAAAATATGATAGTCGTATTCGAGAGTACATAGATCTCTCGCTAAATACAGACATAAGGGCATTAGAGTTGCAGGATTGGGACTCTGTGGGCTATACGCTTAAAACTTTGGCTGCAGGTCTCTGGGCATATTGGAATGCGACATCTTTTGAAGATGGTTTGCTCTCTGTAGTCAGAGCAGGTGGCGATGCAGATACTAACGCAGCTGTTGCTTGCGCTATCCTTGGCGCAAAATTTGGTTTTAACGCGATTCCACAAGAATATGTTGATGGGCTTATATACAAAGAGCAACTTGATGAAGTAGTTTCTGGAATGACTGAACTCACAAAATAA
- a CDS encoding TerY-C metal binding domain-containing protein, with amino-acid sequence MAITPVSKEAFAVLAVCEETKKSFGITVDPQGNTLKFVWAFKIDREKAHRESFDANHVSGMITLDSNYPGCPYCHTKRFYVCGSCGAVVCYHGQKTVTCPTCGCSGDVEIAENFNLKGGGF; translated from the coding sequence ATGGCTATAACTCCTGTAAGTAAAGAAGCTTTTGCTGTTTTGGCGGTATGCGAAGAGACCAAGAAGTCTTTTGGGATTACTGTAGACCCCCAAGGCAATACTCTTAAGTTTGTGTGGGCATTTAAGATCGACAGAGAAAAAGCTCACAGAGAAAGCTTCGACGCAAATCATGTCAGTGGTATGATAACTCTTGATAGTAATTATCCTGGCTGTCCATATTGTCATACAAAGCGGTTTTATGTGTGTGGTAGTTGTGGTGCAGTTGTATGCTATCACGGACAGAAAACGGTCACATGTCCTACATGTGGTTGTTCTGGTGATGTTGAGATTGCTGAGAATTTCAATCTTAAAGGTGGTGGATTTTAA
- a CDS encoding protein phosphatase 2C domain-containing protein, with product MIDAFHYSCEGESHKAINKVGQDYSFSSIVDDLAVAIVCDGHGGDRYFRSDIGSRCAVEATLEAVTFFVEKVGDSLFEKKKFTAVGPTSSLKDAEDLSEADSAFRQLFSSIIYKWNEKIKVHAKSEPLTEWEKANVPQQYLDEFLKSETFEKHYGCTLMTYVQTPKYWFAFHIGDGKCIFFQKDPIWTEPIPWDEKCFLNETTSLCDNSPIDEFRYCYEGDGKFPIAVLLGSDGIDDSFGETTNLVNFYIQILKMLAKEGVKATKSSVIETLPKLSKIGSKDDMSVACVFNLDQVKENINLFIRYQIDRANKELNDIEEKINHLKNRIDSLVSFSDEKSKIEFKYAVKDLERAFSAREKLAEKHNHLVEELPEGMVRPYFIEDEDYVIPTQEQPKSDEVVIEEEPKEPEKEVTTEAIPEEQNSHKESPKHQAKKLSPLESKKHRLKLQAQKKNHRKKRRR from the coding sequence ATGATAGACGCTTTTCACTACTCATGTGAGGGCGAAAGTCATAAGGCAATCAATAAGGTTGGCCAGGATTATTCCTTTTCGAGCATCGTTGATGACCTTGCCGTTGCTATTGTATGTGACGGACATGGTGGTGATCGATATTTTAGGAGTGATATCGGATCCCGATGTGCTGTTGAAGCAACTTTAGAAGCCGTTACCTTCTTTGTTGAAAAAGTAGGTGATAGCCTTTTCGAAAAGAAGAAATTCACAGCCGTCGGACCGACCAGCTCTCTAAAAGATGCTGAGGATTTATCCGAAGCAGACTCCGCTTTCAGACAGTTGTTCTCTTCCATTATATATAAGTGGAATGAGAAGATAAAGGTTCATGCAAAGTCTGAGCCTCTGACAGAATGGGAAAAGGCTAACGTCCCCCAGCAGTATTTGGACGAATTCTTGAAGTCAGAGACGTTCGAGAAGCATTACGGATGTACCCTGATGACGTATGTCCAGACACCCAAGTATTGGTTTGCATTCCATATCGGTGACGGGAAATGTATCTTCTTCCAGAAAGATCCTATTTGGACAGAACCCATCCCTTGGGATGAGAAGTGTTTCCTTAATGAAACGACCTCATTGTGCGATAACTCGCCCATTGATGAGTTCAGATACTGTTATGAGGGTGATGGGAAATTCCCAATAGCTGTATTACTTGGTTCTGATGGTATAGATGATTCATTTGGAGAGACTACAAATCTGGTCAATTTCTATATCCAGATTTTGAAGATGTTGGCCAAAGAAGGTGTTAAAGCAACAAAATCATCTGTAATTGAGACGCTTCCCAAATTAAGTAAGATCGGCAGTAAGGATGATATGTCTGTGGCCTGTGTCTTCAATTTAGACCAGGTTAAGGAGAATATCAACCTCTTTATTCGATACCAGATTGACAGGGCAAACAAGGAACTCAATGATATTGAAGAGAAAATCAACCATCTGAAGAACCGGATTGACTCTTTGGTGTCTTTCTCTGACGAAAAGTCAAAAATTGAGTTTAAATATGCCGTCAAGGATTTGGAACGTGCTTTCTCAGCTCGCGAGAAACTGGCCGAAAAACATAATCATCTGGTAGAAGAACTCCCTGAAGGTATGGTCAGGCCATATTTTATTGAGGATGAAGACTATGTTATTCCAACTCAAGAACAACCAAAATCAGATGAGGTAGTAATAGAGGAGGAGCCAAAGGAACCCGAAAAGGAAGTCACTACAGAGGCGATTCCGGAGGAACAGAACAGTCATAAAGAATCACCTAAACATCAGGCAAAGAAACTTAGTCCTCTGGAATCCAAAAAGCACAGATTGAAGCTACAAGCCCAGAAGAAGAACCATCGGAAGAAAAGAAGGAGATAG